The Deinococcus aquaticus genomic interval TGATCGGCGGCCGCGCCGCCCAGTTCGTGCTGCTCGGGCTGCAACAAGCGTGACCGTTCCCGGCCGCCGCCGCGCCCCGGCTGACCCGCAGGTGACTCTCCCCGCACGATCCTCATGTTCAGTTCATGAGGTCCGGCAGGGGACCGCGTAGGGTGACAACGACATGAAGCCCCGCTCCCTGACCCTGACGCTCGCCGCCGGCCTGATCCTGACCGGCGCCGCAGCCGCCGTGCCCGTGAAGCTCGGCAACGTCCCCGTGACCGTCGAACCCAACGCGAAACTGCTGACCCTCAGCGCCGCCGGCATCCGCAGCGCCTTCCCCAGCGCCGCTGGCCGCCCCGACGCCGTGTTCATGACCGAGGACCGCAAGGTCAGCGTCGCCTTCGAGTGGCGCGCCAGCAAACTCGCCGCGAACGAGGTGTCCAAACTCGTCGAGCAGTTCCCCGGCGTGATCCGCGCGCAGGTGCCGAACGTCAAGAGCCTCAAGGCGAACCTCGTCACGCTCGGCGGCTCCCCCTGGGCGCAGTTCGTGTTCACCACCCCCAGCCAGGGCGACGAACTGCGCCGCGAACTGATGGTCACCAGCGTCGGCGGCCGCATGCTGGTCATGACCATCGCCGGGAACGTCAAGGACTACAGCCGCAACGAGGCGGTCGTGCGCAACCTCGCCAACAGCGTCCGCGTGAACTGACGCAGGCCTGACAGCAGGTGGGCGGCCCCGGTTCTGCACGGGGCCGCCCATCTCACCTATGCAGGGTGGAATGGTCCTTGAACACCATCCACCCGAGTCCGTCTCACATCGCGGCGGGAATCTCGATACCGATCAGGGCCAGGGTCTCCTCGAAGGCCACGCGCAGGCGGGCCACCAGGGCGAGGCGGGCTTCGCGCAGGCCCTCGGGGCTGGCCAGGACGTTCGTGGCGGGTTTGCCCTGCTTGTCCCTGGCGTTGTACCAGGCGTTGAAGGCGGTGGCGAGGTCCAGTGCGTACTGCGCTACCACGTGCGGGGAGTGCGCGCGGACGCTCTGCGCGACGACTTCCGGGAGTTTCGCGACCGTCTTGGCCAGCGCGAGGTCGATGTCGGGCAGGGCGTCCCAGGCGGCGCCGGTACCGTCGGTGGCGTACCCGGCCTCGGCACCCTTGCGCAGGATGTTCGCGGCGCGCACGGCGGCGTACTGCACGTAGGGGGCGGTGTCGCCGTTCAGGGCGAGGGCCTGCTCCCAGCGGAAGTCGATCTTGCGGGTGGGTTCGGCCTTCAGCATGGCGAAGCGGATGGCACCGGTGCCGATGCGGCGGGCGATCTCGGCGGCGTCCTCGCGGGCGGCGAGAGCCGGGTTGAGTTCCGTGAGGGCCGAAAGCGCGCGGGTCTGCGCCTCGTCCATGGCGGCGTCGGCGCTGACGGTCACACCCTTGCGGCCGCTGATGGTCTGCCCTTCGAGGGTCACGAAGGCGTACGACAGGTGGATGCTGCGCGCTTCCTTCTCGGTCTCACCGGCCACGCCCAGGGACGCCTTGACGATCTTCTGCGGGTGCTCCTGGCGGGAGTCGATCACGTTGATGACTTCCTGCGCGTGCCCGAAGCGGCCTTCCGCGTCGGGCTGGCCGTCGGGGGCGCTGGTCCAGATGGTGTTGCCTTCGGGGTCGGTGGTGAACGGCTTGAACTTCATGCCCTCGAACAGGCCGAACTTCCAGAACTGGTAGCCCACGTCCTTGGCGACGTACATGGCGGTGCCGTCCGTGCGGCGCAGCACCACGTTCGATTCCTCCAGGTTGGGCATGAAGGCCGAGACGTCCATCACGAACGCCCCGGCGAACTTGCCCTCGGTGGGGTGACTGGTGTACGGGCTGCCTTCCAGGATGTTCAGGCCGTGCCCGAGGAAGCCGCTGCCGACCACGTCGGACTCCCAGGCCAGCAGGTCGTAGCGGGCGCCCAGGCGGAAGCAGGTCTGAAGGTGCGCGTGCACGATCTTCTCGACCTCTCCGCGCAGCTCACCGGCTTCCAGGCGGTGCATGATCGCCGTGATTCCGGCCTCCAGTTCGGCCTTGGCGGGGTCGGCGTTCAGGCGCACGTAGCCTTCGCCCATCCAGTGGTCGTACTTCTGAAGGCCGTCCCAGGTCAGGCCGTAGTGCGCGGCGGCGAACAGGCTCTCGGCCGCCTGACGGCCGGTGTCGTCGATGTAGTTCTGCACCTCGACCGTGTGCCCGGCCGCACGGAAGATGCGGGCCATGGAGTCGCCCAGCACCACGTTGCGCAGGTGCCCCACGTGCAGTTCCTTGTTCGGGTTGACGCTGGTGTGCTCGATCACGACCTTGCCGCCCAGGGCGGGCATAGCGAAGGGCTGCTCGACCACGCCGCGCACGAACGCGGCCACGTCCACGAAGAAGTTCAGGAACGGCCCGGCGGCCTCCACGCGGCTGATGCCCTGGGGCAGCACGACTGCCTGGGCAAGCTGCTGCGCGACCTGCACGGGATTCCCGCCGAGCGTCTTGGCGATCTGGAACGCAGCGGGCGTGCCGTAATCGCCGGGTTTGGTGGCCGGGGTTTCCTGAATTGCCACGTCGAGCGGCGCGCCGAGCCCGGCCGCCGCCGTCTCGACCGCCTGTTTGAGTTGAGCCTTGAGGTCCATAACCTGGGAGTTTACCAGCGGGCGGCCCCGGTGCGGGTCCGCCCGGGCCGCTCCTGCCCCGTGTCATACGGATTCCGTCTGTTTCGTTGACAACCCGGAACATCACCGGGTGGTCAACTCCACGCCCGGAACCCGCTCCGCTCCTACTCGCTCCGCTCGGATTGAACGGCTTTGTAAGCCATTCAATCGGAGTCCGCATCAGAACACGCGCGGGTTGGGCGGGTCGTTCAGGGTCATGCCGTCCGGGGCTTCGTCGGCCCAGACGGTCATGCTGGTCAGGCGGGCGTTCCCGAAGGTGGTGGTGAAGGCCACGTCCGAGGCGTCACGGCCCTGCGCGATGATGATGCGCCCGGCGCGGGGGCGGTTGTGGCGGGCGTCGAAGGTGCGCCACTGCCCGTCGATGAACGCCTCGAACCACGCGTGGAAGTCCATGGGGACCGGGTCGGGCTTGATGTCGATGTCGGGCAGGTACCCGCACACATACCGGGCGGGAATGTTCAGGGCGCGGCAGTACGCGACGCCCATGTGCGCGAAGTCCCGGCACACGGCCCGGCCACTGTCGAGCGCCTGACTGGCGGTGGTGCTGCTGGTGCTGCCGGCCCCGTACCGGCAACTGGCGTACAGGAATTCGCTGATGGCCTGCACGGTGGCCCACCCGCCCTGAATGTTCCCGAAGCGGGTCCAGGCGTCGTTGCTGATCAGGTCGCTGTCCACGTAGCGGCTGGGCAGCAGGTACGCGATGGTCTCGTCCGGCAGGGCTTCCACGGGGGTTTTCGGCAGGTCCGGCAGGATGGGGTCGGGGTTGCGGGTGATCTCGGCGATCAGGTCGTGCCCCAGCGTGAACGTGCCGGCGGGGGCCAGGGCGCGCCAGATGGTGTTGCCGTGCTGGTCCGTGAAGGTGTGAATGCCCTGCGCCTCGCCCAGTGCCTGCTGCTGCACGATGCGCTGGCGGGTGCCGGTGGGGTGCAAGCGGTCGGCGGGCTGCACGACGAACAGCATGGGCGTGGGGAACGGTACGTCGAAGGTCAGGCGGAAGCCCGCGCGAATCCGGACGGGGTTCAGGAACTCGGGCTGTGATTCCGGGAGGGTCGCGCGTGTGGGCTCGGACATGCGCTCCAGTGTGGGGCCTGAACGGCTGCGTGTGGGTGTGAACGCCAGACGAGCGGAAGTTCATGTTGCCCGGCTGGTCCGGGAAGGCAGATGCTCTAGGGTGGGCGGCATGAACCGACTGGCCCAGGAAAGCAGTCCGTACCTCGCGCAGCACGCCGACAACCCGGTGGACTGGTGGCCGTGGGGCCAGGAGGCGTTCGCGGAGGCGGCGCGGCGCGGCGTGCCGGTGCTGCTGTCCGTGGGGTACTCGACGTGCCACTGGTGTCACGTGATGGCGCACGAGAGTTTTGAGGACGAGGCGACGGCGGCGTTCATGAACCGGCACTTCGTGAACGTGAAGGTGGACCGTGAGGAGCGCCCGGACGTGGACGCGGTGTACATGGCGGCCACGCAGGCCATGACCGGACAGGGCGGCTGGCCCATGACGGTGTTCCTGACGGACGCGGGCGAGCCGTTCTACGCCGGGACGTACTTCCCGCCGCAGGACGGGCACGGCCTGCCGAGTTTCATGCGGGTCATGGGCAGCGTGGAGCGCGCGTGGCGTGAGGAGCGAGACAAACTGCTGGGGAACGCGCAGGCGCTGACCGAGCACGTGCGCGAGGCCGCCCAGCCCCGCCCGTCCGTGGGGTCGTTCGGGCCGGAGTTGCTGGAGCGGGGCGTGGAGAACCTGCGCCGCGCGTTCGACGCGGACCGTGGGGGCTTCGGCGGGGCGCCGAAATTCCCGGCCCCGACCACCCTGGATTTCCTGCTGACCCGCGCGGACGGGCGGCACATGGCGCTGCACACGCTGCGGCGCATGCTGGCGGGCGGCCTGCACGACCAGCTAGGCGGCGGCTTTCACCGCTACAGCGTGGACGATGCGTGGCGGGTGCCGCACTTCGAGAAGATGCTGTACGACAACGCGCAGCTCACACGGACCCTGCTGCGCGCCTATCAGGTCAGCGGTGACGGGGCGTTCGCGCAGGCGGCGCGGGCCGCGCTGGAGTACCTGCGCCGCGAGATGCTCTCCCCGGACGGCGGCTTCTACAGCGCGCAGGACGCCGACACGCACACCGAGCACGGCGGCGTGGAGGGCCTGACGTTCACCTGGACGTCCGCCGAGGTGCAGGCCGCGCTGGCGGCTGGCGGGCCGGGCCACGAGGAGGATGCGGCGCTGATCGCGCGGCACCTGGGCATCACGGACCCCGGTAACTTCGAGGACCCTCACCAGCGCTCGTACGGGCGGCGCAGCGTACCGTTCGTGGCTGCGCCCGTGCCGGATCTGGCAGCCGAACTGGGCCAGCCAGAAGCGGACGTGCAGGCCCGCCTGGACGGCCTGAAAGCCCGCCTGCTGACGGCGCGGCAGGCGCGGACGCAGCCCGGCACGGACGACAAGGTCCTGACCTCCTGGAACGGGCTGGCGCTGGCGGCCTTCGCGGACGCGGCGCGCATCCTGCGCGAACCTACGTACCTGGAGGTCGCGCACCGCAACGCCGATTTCGTGCGCGCGCACCTGCGCCAGCCGGACGGCACGCTGCGGCACGTCTGGAGCGGCGCCCAGGCGCGGGTGGACGGCCTGCTGGAGGATCACGCGCTGTACGCGCTGGGACTGATCGCGCTGTTCCAGGCAGGCGGTGACCCCGCCGACCTGCACTGGGCGCGCGAGCTGTGGCAGATCACGCAGCGGGACTTCTGGAACGACGAGGCGGGCGTGTTCATGGCGTCCGGCGGGCGGGCCGAGGCGCTACTGACCCGGCAGGCGCAAGGCTTCGACAGCGCCGTGATCAGCGACAACGCCGCCGGGGCGCTGCTGGCCCTGTGGATGGACCGCTACTTCGCCCTGCCCGGGGCCGAGGACACGGCCCGGCGCACCGTGCAGAGCTTCCGTGACGACATGCTGGCCGCCACCGGGGGCTTCGGGGGACTGTGGCAGGCCGCCGCGTTCCTGCACGCCCCGCACACCGAGGTCGCCATCATCGGCACGCCCGGGGAACGCGCGCCGCTGGAGGCGGTCGCGGCCCGTCACGCGCTGCCGTTCACGGCGCTGGCCTTCACGGAGGCGGGCGGTGACCTGCCCGTGCTGGAGGCCCGGCCCGGCGGCGGCCTGGGCTTCGTGTGCGTGAACCGCACCTGCGACCTGCCCACCCGGGACGCGGCCGCGTTCGACGCGCAACTGGCCCGCCTGAACAGCTGACCGCAGAGGGAAACAGCAGGAGGGAGGCCCCGACAACTGAAGTCCGGGGCCTCCCTCCTGCTGGTGTTCGCCGTTACTGCGGGCGGAGTTCCTGCACGCCGCCGGGCGCGGCGACAAACGCTATCTGCGCCATGCCCAGGAACAGGCCGGTGTCGATCACGCCGAGGGTGCCTTTCAGCTGCCGTTCCAGCGCGTGGATGTCGTGACCTTCGGGAATCTGCGCGTCGAAGATCAGGTTGCCGTTGTCGGTGACGTAGGGTTGCGCGCCGTTCTGGCGCAGGCGACCGGCGCTCAGCACGGCGCGCAGGCGTTCGATGGTGCTCAGGAACCCGAAGCGGGCGATCTCGATGGGCAGCGGGGCTTTCTCGCCGATGCGGGTCACGACCTTGGTGTGGTCGGCGATGATCACCAGTTGCCGGGCCTGCACCTCGGTGAGTTTCTCGCGCAGCAGCGCGCCGCCCAGGCCCTTGATCAGGTTCAGGGCCGGGTCGATCTCATCGGCGCCGTCGATGGCGATGTCCAGCGGGCGCGGGTCGAGCGGTTCGACGGGAATGCCGACCTGCCGGGCCAGCACGTCACTGGCCTCGCTGGTGGCGACGCCGGTTATGCCGCTCAGTTCACCGGCGGCCAGTCGGCGGCCGATCTCCTCGATGGCGTACTTGGCGGTGCTGCCAGTGCCCAGGCCCACGCGCATGCCGCTGCCGACCAGGGCGACGGCGCGAATGGCAGCTTCCTTTTTCAGACCTTCCAGGTCGGCGCTCACGCGGTTTCCTGGGCGCGGTGTTTCTCGATGGCGGCGGCCACGTGGTCGGCGTGCCCGTCGACTTTCACGGCCAGCCAGGATTTCACCAGGGTACCGTCCGGGGCGATCAGGAACGTCTGGCGTTTGATGCCCTCGGTGACCTTGCCGTACATGTTCTTGGTGCCGTACGACCCGACCTGGCGCAGGAAGGCCGCGCCGTCGTCGCTCAGGAGCGGGAAGGGCAGCGAGTACTTCTCGGCGAAGCTGGCGTGGCTGCCGGCGTCGTCAGCGCTGACGCCCAGGATGGCGGCCCCCAGGACCTTCAGGGCGGCGTTGTCGCGGAAGTCGCAGGCTTCTTTCGTGCAGCCGGGCGTGTCGTCCTTGGGGTACACGTACAGCACCACGTACTTCCCGGCGTAGTCAGTCAGGGCGTGCGTGTGGCCCTGGGCGTCGGGCAGGGCGAAGGCGGGGAACGGCTGGCCGGCCTGCGGCGGGGTGGGTTGGTCGGTCATGACCTTCCCAGGGTAGCGTGCGCGGCCCCGCAGCGGGCAACCAGCGCCGGACGTTCAATCTTCTTACCCTTGTCTGCGTATGCTGGGGGGGTGAAGCTTGCGCCGTACATTGACCATACCCTGCTTAAACCCACCGCCACCGCTGGCGATATTCAGAAACTGTGCGCCGAGGCCCGTGAGCATTCGTTCTACGCCGTATGCATCAACCCGGTGTTCATCCCGCTGGCGAAAGCCGAACTGGAAGGCAGCGGCGTGAAGATCGCGACCGTGTGCGGGTTCCCGCTGGGAGCCGTCAGCCCGGACCAGAAGGCCGTGGAGGCCCGCCTGAGCGTCGAGGCCGGCGCGGACGAGGTGGACATGGTGATTCATATCGGCGCGGCGCTGGCGAACGACTGGGACGCCGTGCAGGCCGACGTGCGCGCGGTGCGCCGCGCCATTCCGGACTCGGTGCTGAAGGTGATCATCGAGACCTGCTACCTGAATGAGGACCAGAAGCGCGGCGCGACCGAGGCGGCCGTGCTGGGCGGCGCGGACTTCGTGAAGACCAGCACGGGCTTCGGCACGGGCGGCGCGACCCTGGACGACGTTCGCCTGATGGCGCAGGTCATCGCGGGACGCGCGCAGATCAAGGCGGCGGGTGGCGTGCGCAGCGCCCAGGACGCGCTGGACATGATCGAGGCCGGGGCCACGCGCCTGGGCACGTCGGGCGGCGTGGCGCTGGTGGCGGGCGAGCAAAGCGGCGAGGGGTACTAATGACGGGCGTTTCAGGCGGCGCGGACCTCACCGCGCCGCGGGTGGTGCTGGCGTCCGGCAGTCCCCGGCGGCGTGAGCTGCTGGGCGGGCTGGGCGTGACCTTCGAGGTGATCGTCAGCGGCGAGGACGAGGACAGCACCCAGACGGACCCGCACGCGCTGGCAGCGGAGCTGGCGCTGCTCAAGGGCCGCTCGGTGGCGCGCGCGCACCCGGACGCCGTGGTCCTCGCGGCGGATACGGTGGTCGCGGTGGGCGCGGCGCTGCTGGCCAAGCCGGCCACGGCCGCCGAGAACGAGGCGTTCCTGCGGGAACTGTCGGGCCGCACGCATGACGTGTACACCGGCGTGGCAGCCCTGCACGGCGCGGCCGAATCGGTCGAGGTGGCCCGCACCCGCGTGACCTTCCGCACGCTGGACGACGCGGAAATCGCGCATTACGCCGCGACGGGCGAGGGGCTGGACAAGGCCGGCGGGTACGGCATCCAGGGCCTGGGGATGGCGCTGGTCGAGCGTCTGGACGGCGAGTACTCGAACGTGGTGGGCTTTCCGCTGTCGGTCGTGATCCGCCTGCTGCGCGGGGCGGGCGTGCCCGTGTGGGGCAGCCTGCGCGGCGCCGCGCCGCCCGTGGAGGTCGCCGGGGCGTGAGCGAGGGCCGTAAACTCCTGCTGGTCACGCTGGGCCTGCTATTTCTCAGCATGGTCACCACCCGGTTTCAGGTGGTGGCGCCGTCGGCCCTGCGGGGAGGTACGGCTCCCATCACGCGGGCGTCGGTCGTGGTGGCCGACAACATCCGCCGGGCATACGTGACGCTGGTCGATGAACGGGACCTGTCGCGCGAGGTCGGAAAGCTGGGCAAGCAGAACGACGTGCTGCGCCAGCAGAACGAACTGTTGCAGCGCGAGGTCTCACGACTCAAGCAGGTGATGAACATCACGACCACGCAGGCTCCGAACGCACTGGGGATCGCGCAGGTGATCGCCGTGGATCCCAGCCCCCTGCTGGCGCGGCTGGACCTGAACATCGGGTCGCAGGACGGTGTGCGGCTGCGTATGCCGGTCACCGTTCCCGCCGGACTGGTCGGGCAGATCACGGACGTGTCGGATCACCGCTCGACGGTCGTGGCACTGGTGGACCCGGAAAGCAGCGTGGGCGTCACGCTCCAGGGCAACAAGGGTGGGCGCGGGCTGGCGCGCGGCGTGCCGCCGGACCGGCTGCGCGCCGAATTCTCGCGCAGCGTGCCCATCAAGGTCGGGGACGTGCTGGTCACGAACAGTCTGGGCGGCGTCTTCCCGGTCGGGATCCGGGTGGGCACGGTCGAGAAGGTGCTGCCGCTCGGCCCGAACGACATCAGCCGGACCGTCATCGTGAAACCCAGCGTGGACGTGGGCGTGGTCGAGGACGTCACGCTGCTGGAGGGCCTGTGATACGGATTCCGTCTGTTTCGTTCACAACCCGCCCATGCACCGGGTTGCCAACTCCACGCCCGGAACCCGCCCTGCTCCCACTCGCGTCCGCTCGAACTGAACGGTTATTACAAACCATTCAGTCGGAGTCCATATGAGAAACGCCTACCCTGTCCCGCGCGGTCCGCTGCGCTGGGTCAAACTGCTTGTGTACGCCGCGCTGCTGATCGCCGCGCAGGGCGTGCTGTCGCGCCTGTCGGACGCCGCCGGGATTCCTGCGCCGGACCTGTTCCTGCTGACGGGCGCGGCGCTGGTGTGGCGGCTGCCGCCCGCCTGGGCCCTGGCCGCCGCGTACGGCGTGGGGCTGGGTCAGGACCTGCTGGGCAGCGGCACGTTGGGCCTGCACGCGGCGGGCGTCATGGGCGGCGCGCTGCTGGCGCTGCTGGTACGGCGCTACGTGGCCGATAGCGGGCTGTTCCAGTCGCTGCTGACGGTCCTGCTGGCCGTGACCGGCGAGTGGCTGGCCTTCCTGCTCCTGAACTACTGGCTGCGCGCGGACCTGATCACGGTGGAGCTCCTCCGCACGACCGTGCCGCTGCTGCTGGCGGGCACGCTGGTCGTCTTCCCGCTGTGGGACCGGCTGGTGTCGTGGACCTTCGGTTCGCGCAGCGGTCCCGAGGAGCAGCTCGCGTGAGCCGCGCCGGGGAAGCCCTGGACCGCCGGGTCCGCAGTCGCCGCCGGGCGGCCGCGAAGGCCCGCACGCGGCGCGCGTCGCAGGAAGGAGCGGCGCGGGTCAAGTGGACGGCCCTGACCTTCAGCCTGGGCCTCCTGGCCCTGGGCGGCCGGCTGTACCAGTTGCAGATCGTGCAGCACGACCAGTTCGCGGTGCGTTCGGCCAGCAACTACCAGCGGGACGAGGTGGTGCCCGCCCTGCGCGGCGAGATCCGCACCCGCGACGGCGTGCTGCTGGCCACCAACCGGCTGGCCGTGGACCTCGTGTACACGGGCCGCCGCAACCCCAGCGATCCCGAGCAGGCGATTCCGTCGTGGGACAAGATCGTGTACCTGGCGGGCATCAAACCCGAGGCGCTCAGTGGCGGGCAGCCACGCGAACCGGACCGGCAACGCGAGGCGGAAACGGTCCTGGCGCGCAACATTCCCCAGGAGAAACTCTCGGCGCTATACGAGTACACGGTGCTGGTCCCCAGCCTGGAACTGCGCGAACGGGTCGAGCGGGTGTACCCGGAAGGCAAGATGGCCGGGCACCTGCTGGGCTACGTGCAGGAAGCCACACAGAAGCAGATCGAGGAGGAAGGCTACACGCTGGGCGACCTGGTGGGCCGCAGCGGACTGGAGTACAGCCTTCAGGAGACCCTGCAGGGCAAGAACGGCCTGAAACGCCGCGAGGTCACGGCGGGCGGAAAACCGCAGACCGAGCGGATCATCACGCCCGGCAAGAAGGGGCAGGACGTGGCGCTGACCATCGACTCGACCCTTCAGCGGACCGCCGAGCGGGCGCTGCGGGAGGGCCTGAGCGACGTGAACGCGGGCCGCGCGAAGTACGGCAAGCCCGCCGAGCCTTACACGCGCGGCGCGGTGATCGCCATTGACCCGCGCACCAACGAGATCCTGGCGATGGCCAGCAGTCCGGCGTACGACCCGAACTGGTTCTCGCGGGTGCCCAGCCCGGACCCGGTCGCCAAGAACTGGGCCATCGACCCGAACCGCCCCCTGGCGGAACTGGACGCCGTGACCACCAACCGCGTGGTGCAGGCGTACAACCCGGGCAGCGTGTTCAAGATCGCCACGACCCTGATGTACGTGGAGAAGTGGGGCAATTTCACGATGAACTGCGCGCCCTCGTACTACTTCGGGCGGGCGCGGTTCAACAACTGGGCGCACTACAGCCTGGGCCCGGTGGATGGCCGCAAGGCCGTGGCGTTCTCGTGCAACCCGTGGTACTACGATTCGGCGGCGCGAGCCGGTCCGGAGGCGTACTCGCGGCAGCTCAAGTCCCGCCTGACGGAACTGGGGTACAACAGCGAGACCGGCGTGGAACTGGTCGGCGAGAAGACCGGCCTGCTGCTCGACGTGGATGATTACACCAGTCCCGAAGCTCCGTGGTACCCGGGGTTCGGCCTGAACATGAGCATCGGTCAGGGGGACGTGCTGGTCACGCCCGCGCAGGTCATCTCGGTGATGTCCACCATCGTGAACGGCGGGCAGAAACGCCCCCTGACGGCCCTGAAAGCGGTCGGCGGGGTACCGGTTCCCCGCAAACCGGCCGTCAACGTGGTCCGCAACGGCAACACCGACGTGTTCGACTTGGTGAAGGAAGGCATGTCCTGGACGACCAGCATTCCCACCGGCACGTCCCGGCACGAGGTCGGCCCGCTGCTGTTCCCCGTACGGACCGGCGGGAAGACCGGCACGGCCGAGAACGGCCTGAGCCGCCGGGGCGGGTACGCGTACACCCACGCGTGGTACGAGGGGTACGGGCCGCTGTCCAGCCCGAACTTCGCGGTCGTGGCGTTCTTCCAGAACGGCGGCGAGGGCTCCGGCCCGGCCCTGAAAGCCGTGAAGAAGATGTTCGCCGCGCGCTGGTGCGTGACCCTGAACGAACAGGGCAGCGCCCTGCCCCTGAACACCCAGCAGCCCTGCACGGGCGAACTCGACCAGATGCATCAGGTGTACAAGATCCGGGCGCAGCGGGCCTCGGCGGCCGGGGCGGCCAGCGGCACCCAGCAGCCCTGAATGGCCACCCCATGCAGGCAGAGGCCGGAGCATTCGCCCCGGCCTCTCTATGTATTGAAGTCTGTTGAGGTCTGTCGATCTTCACGCGGCGGGCGCGGGGCCCGGTCTACTCGACGCGGGTTTCGACGATGATCTCGCTGTTCAGGGTCGCGGCGACCGAGCAGTACTTCTCGTGGCTGAGGTGCGCGGCCTTCCCGAGCGCCTCGCCGGTCACGCCTTCCCCGCTGGCGATGTGGCGCACCGTGATGTGCGTGTAGCGTTTCGGGTCGGTGTCGGCCCGCTCGCCCTCGACCTCGATGCGGTAGGTGGCCAGGGGCGTGCGGCGTTTTTTCATGATCTCGACCACGTCGTAGGCGGTGCAGGTGGCCAGCGCGCCCAGCAGGGCTTCCATGGGCGACACGCCCACCTTGGTGGGGCTGTTGTCGATCAGTAGCTGGTGCCCGCTCTCGCTGACGCCCAGGTAGCGTTGCTCGCCGAGCCACGTGACATTCAGGGTCTTTTTCATGCGCGCAGGCTACCGTGCGCCCCGCGTGAAGATGGTGTCTCTGTCCAACCTGCCCGCACGGCACCCACCCGCACGGCGGAGCGGCCATCAGGTGCG includes:
- a CDS encoding OsmC family protein, with translation MKKTLNVTWLGEQRYLGVSESGHQLLIDNSPTKVGVSPMEALLGALATCTAYDVVEIMKKRRTPLATYRIEVEGERADTDPKRYTHITVRHIASGEGVTGEALGKAAHLSHEKYCSVAATLNSEIIVETRVE
- a CDS encoding penicillin-binding transpeptidase domain-containing protein, whose protein sequence is MSRAGEALDRRVRSRRRAAAKARTRRASQEGAARVKWTALTFSLGLLALGGRLYQLQIVQHDQFAVRSASNYQRDEVVPALRGEIRTRDGVLLATNRLAVDLVYTGRRNPSDPEQAIPSWDKIVYLAGIKPEALSGGQPREPDRQREAETVLARNIPQEKLSALYEYTVLVPSLELRERVERVYPEGKMAGHLLGYVQEATQKQIEEEGYTLGDLVGRSGLEYSLQETLQGKNGLKRREVTAGGKPQTERIITPGKKGQDVALTIDSTLQRTAERALREGLSDVNAGRAKYGKPAEPYTRGAVIAIDPRTNEILAMASSPAYDPNWFSRVPSPDPVAKNWAIDPNRPLAELDAVTTNRVVQAYNPGSVFKIATTLMYVEKWGNFTMNCAPSYYFGRARFNNWAHYSLGPVDGRKAVAFSCNPWYYDSAARAGPEAYSRQLKSRLTELGYNSETGVELVGEKTGLLLDVDDYTSPEAPWYPGFGLNMSIGQGDVLVTPAQVISVMSTIVNGGQKRPLTALKAVGGVPVPRKPAVNVVRNGNTDVFDLVKEGMSWTTSIPTGTSRHEVGPLLFPVRTGGKTGTAENGLSRRGGYAYTHAWYEGYGPLSSPNFAVVAFFQNGGEGSGPALKAVKKMFAARWCVTLNEQGSALPLNTQQPCTGELDQMHQVYKIRAQRASAAGAASGTQQP